From one Mobula hypostoma chromosome 28, sMobHyp1.1, whole genome shotgun sequence genomic stretch:
- the LOC134338978 gene encoding probable G-protein coupled receptor 139, with translation MLNLMAILILCLRKCGLSKCITLYLVAMATADLMGVIIGVVLERINNIYGFANVLLITPICALTLVFRLAVMDYSVWLTVAFTLDRCIAICTQKLRERFCTERTAIIGVVIVAIWCCIIGSPFYFAVAPFEVIDNVQWRCIFRADYFTSPVWKAYQLFHVIITPLLPIGLILLFNALTVSHIIAANRVRRGLRSSNDNEKDPEVENRRKSMILLFALSANFILLWIPFIVSIMIWQAQNYFYTDRYLNSPSFIVQEFGFMLQFLCTCTNTCIYTLSQRKFREEMKKGVKHLVTLNGRLCR, from the exons ATGC TTAATTTAATGGCGATTCTGATCCTGTGTCTTCGAAAATGTGgactctccaaatgcatcacccTTTACCTGGTGGCAATGGCAACTGCTGATTTAATGGGTGTTATCATAGGCGTTGTACTAGAGAGGATCAATAATATTTACGGTTTTGCCAATGTTTTGCTCATCACTCCGATTTGCGCTCTGACACTTGTGTTTCGGCTCGCAGTCATGGACTATTCAGTCTGGCTGACGGTGGCTTTCACATTGGATAGATGTATTGCAATTTGCACACAAAAGCTGCGGGAACGGTTTTGCACCGAGAGGACGGCGATTATAGGGGTGGTGATTGTGGCCATATGGTGTTGTATAATAGGTTCTCCATTTTACTTTGCAGTAGCTCCTTTCGAGGTTATTGACAACGTTCAATGGCGCTGTATTTTCAGAGCAGATTACTTTACTTCACCGGTGTGGAAAGCTTACCAGCTCTTTCATGTTATAATTACCCCTTTATTGCCAATCGGCTTAATTCTATTATTCAATGCTTTAACAGTCAGTCATATTATCgcggcaaacagagtccgtcgAGGACTCCGGAGCAGCAATGACAATGAGAAGGATCCAGAGGTGGAGAACCGGCGAAAGTCAATGATTTTGCTGTTCGCTCTATCAGCcaatttcattttattgtggATCCCCTTTATAGTCTCCATTATGATCTGGCAGGCTCAAAATTACTTTTATACAGACAGGTATCTCAATTCGCCGTCGTTTATCGTGCAAGAGTTTGGGTTCATGTTGCAATTTCTCTGCacctgcaccaacacgtgtatctACACACTCTCCCAGAGGAAGTTCAGGGAAGAGATGAAGAAAGGAGTGAAACATCTGGTCACATTGAATGGCCGACTTTGTAGATAA